One stretch of Enterobacter sp. RHBSTW-00994 DNA includes these proteins:
- the mgtA gene encoding magnesium-translocating P-type ATPase, which produces MLKNITRQLQALLNRHLPHRLVQRDPLPNAKNLAGAVIPPSLTEQCLNIAAMDENEVWRAFGGHPEGLNASEVEKVRAEYGDNQIPAQKPAPWWVHLWVCYRNPFNLLLTVLGIISYATEDLFAAGVIALMVGISTLLNFVQEARSTKAADALKAMVSNTATVSRVINELGENAWVELPIDQLVRGDLVKLAAGDMIPADLRIIQARDLFVAQASLTGESLPVEKVARTRDPQQVNPLECDTLCFMGTTVVSGTAQAIVTATGGHTWFGQLAGRVGEQENEPNAFQKGIGRVSMLLIRFMMVMTPIVLLINGYTKGDWWEAALFALSVAVGLTPEMLPMIVTSTLARGAVKLSKQKVIVKHLDAIQNFGAMDILCTDKTGTLTQDKIVLENHTDISGKTSDRVLHSAWLNSHYQTGLKNLLDVAVLEGVDEESARTLSGRWQKVDEIPFDFERRRMSVVVSEQQDVHQLICKGALQEILNVCTQVRHNGDIVPLDDTMLRRIKRVTDNLNRQGLRVVAVASKFLPAREGDYQRIDESDLILEGYIAFLDPPKETTAPALKALKASGITVKILTGDSELVAAKVCHEVGLDAGDVVVGSDIEHLGDDELAKLAQHTTLFARLTPMHKERIVMLLRREGHVVGFMGDGINDAPALRAADIGISVDGAVDIAREAADIILLEKSLMVLEEGVIEGRRTFANMLKYIKMTASSNFGNVFSVLVASAFLPFLPMLPLHLLIQNLMYDVSQVAIPFDNVDDEQIQKPQRWNPSDLGRFMLFFGPISSIFDILTFCLMWFVFHANTPEHQTLFQSGWFVVGLLSQTLIVHMIRTRRIPFIQSRAAWPLIIMTGIVMALGIALPFSPLASYLQLQALPLSYFPWLVAILAGYMVLTQMVKGFYSRRYGWQ; this is translated from the coding sequence ATGCTGAAAAATATCACCCGCCAGCTGCAAGCGCTGCTGAACCGCCATTTGCCGCACCGCCTTGTACAACGCGATCCGCTACCCAACGCCAAAAATCTGGCGGGGGCGGTGATTCCACCTTCCCTTACCGAGCAGTGCCTGAACATTGCGGCCATGGACGAAAACGAAGTCTGGCGCGCGTTTGGCGGACACCCGGAAGGGCTGAATGCCTCCGAAGTCGAGAAAGTTCGCGCCGAGTATGGCGATAACCAGATCCCGGCACAAAAACCCGCGCCCTGGTGGGTACATCTGTGGGTGTGCTACCGCAACCCCTTCAACCTGTTGTTAACGGTACTGGGCATTATTTCCTATGCCACTGAAGATCTGTTTGCCGCAGGCGTGATCGCGTTGATGGTTGGGATTTCCACGCTGCTCAATTTTGTGCAGGAAGCGCGTTCAACCAAAGCGGCTGATGCCTTGAAAGCGATGGTCAGCAACACCGCCACCGTCTCCCGCGTGATTAATGAACTCGGCGAAAATGCCTGGGTTGAGCTACCGATTGACCAACTGGTGAGAGGCGATCTCGTCAAGCTGGCCGCCGGGGATATGATCCCCGCCGACTTACGCATTATTCAGGCCCGGGATCTGTTTGTGGCTCAGGCTTCTTTGACGGGGGAATCGTTGCCGGTTGAAAAGGTCGCCCGGACTCGCGATCCTCAGCAGGTGAACCCACTTGAATGCGATACCTTGTGTTTTATGGGCACGACGGTAGTCAGCGGAACGGCGCAGGCCATTGTGACTGCCACTGGTGGACACACCTGGTTTGGGCAACTCGCCGGGCGCGTTGGTGAGCAAGAAAATGAACCGAATGCCTTCCAGAAAGGCATTGGCCGCGTCAGCATGCTGTTGATCCGCTTCATGATGGTGATGACGCCGATTGTGTTGTTGATTAATGGCTACACCAAGGGTGACTGGTGGGAGGCCGCGCTGTTTGCCCTCTCCGTTGCCGTGGGCTTAACGCCGGAAATGCTGCCGATGATTGTGACCTCCACGCTGGCGCGCGGGGCGGTGAAACTCTCTAAGCAGAAAGTGATCGTCAAACACCTCGACGCGATCCAGAACTTTGGCGCGATGGACATCCTGTGTACCGATAAAACCGGGACGCTGACCCAGGACAAGATCGTGCTGGAAAACCATACCGATATCTCCGGTAAAACCAGCGATCGTGTGCTGCACAGCGCCTGGCTTAACAGCCACTACCAGACCGGGCTGAAAAACCTGTTGGATGTTGCTGTGCTGGAAGGCGTTGATGAAGAGTCCGCCCGCACACTTTCGGGCCGCTGGCAAAAAGTGGATGAGATCCCGTTCGATTTTGAACGCCGCCGGATGTCGGTGGTGGTCAGTGAACAGCAGGATGTACATCAACTGATCTGCAAAGGAGCGTTACAGGAGATCCTGAATGTCTGCACACAGGTGCGTCATAACGGCGACATCGTCCCGCTGGACGACACCATGCTGCGCCGCATCAAACGTGTTACCGACAATCTGAACCGTCAGGGGCTGCGCGTTGTGGCTGTGGCAAGCAAATTCCTGCCTGCACGTGAGGGTGACTATCAGCGTATCGACGAATCCGATCTGATCCTCGAAGGGTATATCGCCTTCCTCGATCCGCCGAAAGAAACGACCGCTCCGGCACTGAAAGCGCTGAAAGCGAGTGGGATCACCGTAAAAATCCTCACCGGTGACAGTGAGTTGGTGGCCGCGAAAGTGTGCCATGAAGTGGGGCTGGATGCGGGTGATGTGGTGGTGGGGAGTGATATTGAACACCTCGGAGATGATGAACTGGCGAAACTGGCGCAACACACCACGCTGTTCGCCCGTCTCACACCGATGCATAAAGAGCGTATCGTCATGCTGCTGCGCCGTGAGGGGCATGTGGTGGGCTTTATGGGAGATGGCATCAATGATGCGCCAGCATTGCGGGCGGCTGACATTGGTATCTCCGTCGACGGGGCGGTGGACATCGCCCGTGAAGCGGCCGATATCATTCTGCTGGAAAAAAGCCTGATGGTGCTGGAAGAGGGGGTGATTGAAGGCCGTCGCACCTTTGCTAACATGCTGAAGTACATCAAGATGACCGCCAGCTCTAACTTCGGTAACGTCTTTAGCGTACTGGTGGCGAGCGCGTTCTTACCGTTCCTGCCGATGCTGCCGTTGCATCTGCTGATTCAAAACCTGATGTACGATGTCTCTCAGGTGGCGATCCCGTTTGATAACGTGGACGATGAGCAGATCCAGAAGCCACAGCGCTGGAATCCATCTGATCTTGGCCGTTTCATGCTGTTCTTTGGTCCGATTAGCTCGATCTTCGACATTCTGACCTTCTGCCTGATGTGGTTTGTGTTCCACGCAAACACACCGGAACACCAGACTCTGTTCCAGTCAGGCTGGTTTGTGGTCGGACTGCTGTCGCAAACGCTGATTGTGCATATGATCCGCACGCGTCGTATTCCGTTTATCCAGAGCCGTGCTGCGTGGCCGCTGATCATCATGACTGGTATCGTGATGGCACTCGGTATCGCGCTGCCGTTCTCACCGCTGGCGAGCTACCTGCAACTGCAGGCACTGCCGCTGAGCTACTTCCCGTGGCTGGTGGCGATTCTGGCTGGTTACATGGTGCTGACGCAGATGGTGAAAGGGTTCTACAGCCGTCGGTATGGCTGGCAGTGA
- a CDS encoding nucleoside phosphorylase: MSEQYHLKISQGDVAPYVLLPGDPGRVKAVASYWDKAELIASNREYVTYTGEYKGVPISCTSTGIGCPSTSIAMEELARCGATTFVRIGTCGTFQDHVKNGDIAIFDSALRLDGSSKLYVPAEYPAVASHEVVDACARAVRGLGYTGHVGTTRSADTFYAGHAKPGSSFNDYWQSSWAHHFEDLKRMNVLAAEMEASIIFVLARLWGLRAGGCAVVMDNICNVAGESGQFDPQKEFDHSANHIERLALAGCETIRMLADLDAKE, from the coding sequence ATGTCTGAACAATACCATTTAAAAATCAGCCAAGGAGATGTGGCACCGTATGTTTTACTACCAGGTGATCCAGGCAGAGTAAAAGCTGTCGCCAGTTATTGGGATAAGGCAGAACTTATCGCAAGCAATCGTGAATACGTCACCTATACTGGCGAATATAAAGGTGTTCCAATTAGTTGTACCAGTACCGGCATTGGCTGCCCATCAACATCAATCGCCATGGAAGAATTGGCACGCTGCGGCGCGACTACGTTTGTGCGTATTGGTACCTGCGGAACATTTCAGGATCATGTCAAAAATGGTGATATTGCTATTTTTGACTCCGCGCTTAGGCTGGATGGATCGTCTAAACTCTACGTTCCTGCTGAATATCCTGCGGTTGCAAGCCATGAAGTGGTTGACGCATGCGCACGCGCAGTAAGAGGATTGGGCTACACAGGCCATGTCGGAACAACACGTTCCGCAGATACATTCTATGCCGGACATGCGAAACCGGGTTCCTCCTTCAATGATTACTGGCAATCATCCTGGGCGCATCATTTCGAAGACTTAAAACGCATGAATGTACTCGCAGCCGAAATGGAAGCCAGTATCATTTTTGTGCTCGCCAGACTCTGGGGATTACGGGCCGGAGGATGTGCAGTCGTTATGGATAATATTTGTAACGTTGCAGGTGAGAGCGGCCAGTTTGATCCGCAAAAAGAATTTGACCATAGCGCCAACCATATTGAACGACTGGCACTCGCGGGCTGTGAAACCATTCGAATGCTGGCTGACCTGGATGCCAAAGAATAA
- a CDS encoding family 20 glycosylhydrolase: protein MLRYSLLTAGLLLGSSAFAAPAGDLPLMPWPAKVERPATQGALVLTDKTSVNVTGDDLGDAPTRLRQRIALQTGWTLQPQAAKPEHATITFAIARKVPTQPMPDSDESYTLTVNASGVNIAANTRFGALRGMETLLQLIQNGTENTFIPWVTIDDSPRFPWRGLLLDSARHFIPPDDIKRQIDGMAAAKLNVLHWHLTDDQGWRFASKRYPKLTQLASDGLFYTPDQMREIVRYATARGIRVVPEIDMPGHASAIAVAYPELMSAPGPYEMERHWGVLKPVLDPTKEATYAFAEAMVTELTAIFPDPYLHIGGDEVDDTQWKNNAAIQTFMRDNSLTDSHALQAYFNRKLETILEKHHRRMVGWDEIFHPDLPKSILIQSWQGQDALGQVAEKGYKGILSTGFYLDQPQSTAYHYRNEIVPQGLNNVDVIGDNDSAQSWSFSMPRLKGKPVEGSFTLVKGESGWRGFIDFSGKSRRAVQDIEWRSDNQVTFTVDTWMGETRPVVTVNNDTLSGYFLLGNARYPVSGKLLDDVPKGIVPVVPDASPQANLSGGEAALWAENVVAPVLDIKLWPRAFAVAERLWSAQDVNDIDNMYTRLQAIDAWSTVSVGLQQHSQQQAYFTRLANNADTLPLQILAQAVEPAQYYTRQHLKFQAGNYHQFEPLNRFADALNAESNTVRQMTKWVDRLVSDAEDNESAEALRHVFNRWQSNTSDVLALSESNYQLKAIKPVIQEVDKLASIGLRLTDLVARQGTLDDKEIASIQNELDNAAKIQDEVVIAAVYPLETLLNATRNQ from the coding sequence ATGTTACGGTACAGTCTCTTAACCGCCGGACTCTTACTCGGCTCTTCTGCGTTTGCCGCTCCGGCAGGCGATCTTCCCCTGATGCCATGGCCTGCGAAGGTCGAACGCCCGGCTACTCAGGGTGCGCTGGTCCTGACCGATAAAACCTCTGTTAACGTGACGGGGGATGACCTGGGCGATGCCCCGACACGCCTGCGTCAGCGTATTGCCCTGCAAACGGGCTGGACGTTACAGCCGCAGGCAGCCAAACCGGAGCACGCCACGATCACCTTCGCCATTGCCCGAAAGGTCCCGACGCAACCCATGCCGGACAGCGACGAAAGCTATACGCTTACCGTGAATGCCAGCGGCGTGAATATTGCGGCCAACACGCGCTTTGGTGCGCTACGCGGTATGGAGACATTACTGCAGCTCATCCAGAACGGGACAGAAAACACGTTTATCCCCTGGGTGACGATCGACGATTCTCCGCGCTTCCCGTGGCGAGGACTCTTGCTCGACTCTGCCCGCCACTTTATTCCGCCTGACGATATCAAACGACAGATTGACGGCATGGCTGCGGCAAAACTCAACGTCCTGCACTGGCATCTGACCGACGATCAGGGCTGGCGTTTCGCCTCAAAACGCTATCCGAAGCTGACACAGCTTGCCAGCGACGGGCTGTTTTACACACCGGATCAAATGCGGGAGATTGTGCGCTACGCCACCGCACGCGGGATTCGTGTGGTTCCTGAGATCGATATGCCAGGCCACGCTTCGGCTATTGCCGTGGCTTATCCCGAACTGATGAGCGCACCAGGGCCTTATGAAATGGAGCGTCACTGGGGAGTCCTGAAGCCGGTGCTTGATCCAACAAAAGAGGCCACTTATGCATTTGCTGAGGCGATGGTTACGGAACTGACCGCGATCTTCCCGGACCCTTATCTGCACATTGGCGGCGATGAAGTCGATGACACGCAGTGGAAGAACAACGCAGCGATCCAGACATTTATGCGAGATAATAGCCTGACCGACAGCCACGCATTGCAGGCCTATTTCAACCGCAAGCTGGAAACGATCCTCGAAAAACATCATCGCCGGATGGTGGGTTGGGATGAGATCTTCCACCCTGATCTGCCAAAAAGCATTCTGATCCAGTCCTGGCAAGGGCAAGATGCGCTGGGGCAGGTGGCGGAAAAGGGCTATAAAGGCATCCTTTCCACCGGCTTTTATCTCGATCAGCCTCAGTCCACGGCTTACCACTATCGCAATGAAATTGTGCCTCAGGGCTTAAACAACGTTGATGTTATTGGTGACAACGACAGCGCGCAGAGCTGGTCTTTCTCGATGCCACGCCTGAAGGGGAAACCGGTGGAGGGGAGCTTTACGCTGGTGAAAGGCGAGTCTGGCTGGCGCGGGTTTATCGACTTTAGCGGTAAATCCCGCCGTGCAGTGCAGGATATCGAATGGCGCAGCGATAACCAGGTGACCTTCACCGTGGATACCTGGATGGGAGAAACGCGTCCAGTGGTGACGGTAAATAACGATACGCTGAGCGGCTATTTCCTGTTGGGCAACGCCCGTTATCCTGTTAGTGGCAAGCTGCTGGATGATGTACCGAAAGGTATTGTCCCGGTTGTACCCGATGCCAGCCCGCAGGCTAATCTGTCTGGCGGTGAAGCGGCTCTGTGGGCGGAAAATGTGGTTGCACCAGTACTGGACATCAAACTGTGGCCGCGTGCATTTGCGGTCGCTGAACGTCTGTGGTCGGCACAGGACGTTAACGATATCGACAACATGTACACCCGCTTACAGGCTATTGATGCCTGGTCGACGGTATCAGTGGGCTTACAACAGCACAGCCAGCAGCAGGCGTATTTTACCCGGCTGGCGAACAATGCTGACACGCTGCCGCTGCAAATTCTCGCTCAGGCGGTGGAGCCTGCACAGTATTACACCCGCCAACACCTGAAATTCCAGGCCGGTAACTATCATCAGTTTGAGCCGCTCAACCGTTTTGCCGATGCGCTGAATGCGGAAAGCAACACCGTGCGGCAGATGACGAAATGGGTCGATCGCTTAGTCAGCGATGCAGAAGATAACGAAAGTGCTGAGGCGTTACGCCATGTGTTTAACCGCTGGCAGAGTAATACCAGCGACGTGCTGGCGCTCAGTGAAAGCAATTACCAACTCAAGGCGATAAAGCCCGTGATTCAGGAGGTTGATAAGCTGGCGTCCATCGGCCTGAGGCTGACAGATTTGGTGGCGCGGCAGGGCACGCTCGACGACAAAGAAATTGCCTCAATTCAGAATGAACTTGATAACGCGGCGAAGATTCAGGACGAGGTAGTGATTGCGGCGGTCTATCCGCTCGAAACGTTACTCAATGCGACGCGGAATCAGTAG
- the gbpA gene encoding N-acetylglucosamine-binding protein GbpA, translating to MKLSKIAFAVATMTVATSVFAHGYIESPASRAYMCKLGQNIDCGSVQYEPQSVEKSSGFPAGAMPPDGQLASAGIANYSQLDKQSLNAWTKNPMTAGPHNFVWRHTAPHKTANWRFYITKQNWDPNKPLSRNQFELTPFCTINGNGQAPSMTQSMTCNVPERTGYQVIYGVWEIADTANSFYQTIDVDFGQGSHVTPDESPAAVSEWRKSLSGQISGNNLNAGDKVIARFFDANGEVAALRTEMTIASAEQGDANQWSYDLAQKVNTAQSEVRVGVKDESGDVNPVHGANSVFVKDGSALRSVAISYEEQQAVVNESIAVSNVQYSKIVGGNATVKFHINTRGNVNVEAHVMNHMGVEKGYLKQDMNNANQDVTLTLTGVTAGHHMLKYFATNKDGTLFAQDVINLMLEDNAPAGNTPKYDYTFPENLASYKAGTVVLQPKNGKTYQCRPMPYSGYCVQWKAYSNQFEPGVGAHWKEAWVLKN from the coding sequence ATGAAACTTTCAAAAATCGCGTTTGCGGTGGCAACAATGACGGTTGCCACATCTGTATTTGCCCATGGGTATATCGAATCCCCCGCCAGCCGTGCATACATGTGCAAGCTCGGCCAAAATATCGATTGCGGTTCTGTTCAGTACGAACCGCAAAGTGTAGAGAAATCCTCCGGCTTCCCGGCGGGTGCGATGCCACCTGACGGTCAGCTTGCCAGTGCAGGGATTGCCAACTATTCCCAGTTAGACAAACAGAGCCTGAATGCCTGGACTAAAAACCCGATGACGGCAGGCCCACATAACTTTGTCTGGCGTCATACTGCGCCACATAAAACCGCTAACTGGCGTTTTTATATCACAAAGCAAAACTGGGACCCGAATAAGCCTCTCAGCCGAAACCAGTTTGAATTAACCCCATTCTGTACCATCAATGGTAATGGACAAGCGCCGTCAATGACCCAATCCATGACGTGCAATGTGCCAGAACGTACCGGTTACCAGGTGATATACGGCGTATGGGAAATTGCGGATACCGCAAACAGCTTCTATCAGACGATTGACGTTGATTTCGGTCAGGGAAGTCATGTGACACCCGATGAATCGCCTGCGGCCGTTTCCGAATGGCGTAAATCCCTGAGCGGACAAATCTCGGGGAATAACCTGAATGCAGGCGATAAAGTGATCGCCCGCTTCTTTGACGCTAACGGTGAAGTTGCCGCCCTGCGCACAGAGATGACCATCGCCTCTGCCGAACAGGGCGATGCGAATCAGTGGTCCTACGATCTGGCGCAGAAAGTGAATACCGCACAAAGCGAGGTGCGGGTAGGCGTGAAAGATGAAAGTGGGGACGTTAACCCGGTGCATGGCGCAAACAGCGTGTTCGTGAAAGACGGGAGCGCGCTCAGATCCGTTGCAATTTCGTATGAAGAGCAGCAGGCCGTTGTGAATGAGAGCATCGCCGTCTCTAACGTGCAATACAGCAAAATTGTGGGTGGTAACGCAACCGTGAAATTCCACATCAACACTCGCGGCAACGTGAATGTTGAAGCACATGTGATGAACCATATGGGAGTGGAAAAAGGCTATCTGAAGCAAGATATGAACAATGCCAACCAGGACGTCACTCTGACCCTGACGGGGGTAACAGCTGGCCACCATATGCTGAAGTATTTCGCCACCAATAAAGACGGCACGCTGTTTGCCCAGGACGTCATTAATCTGATGCTGGAAGACAATGCCCCGGCAGGAAATACCCCGAAATATGATTACACCTTCCCCGAAAACCTTGCGTCTTACAAAGCGGGAACCGTCGTGCTGCAGCCTAAAAATGGTAAGACCTACCAGTGCAGGCCGATGCCATACAGCGGATATTGTGTGCAGTGGAAAGCCTATTCAAATCAGTTTGAACCTGGCGTAGGAGCACACTGGAAAGAGGCGTGGGTGTTGAAAAACTGA
- the ridA gene encoding 2-iminobutanoate/2-iminopropanoate deaminase encodes MSKVLATENAPAAIGPYVQGVDLGSMIITSGQIPVNPKTGAVPEDVAAQARQSLENVQAIVESAGLKVGDIVKTTVFVKDLNDFATVNATYEAFFTEHNATFPARSCVEVARLPKDVKIEIEAIAVRR; translated from the coding sequence ATGAGCAAAGTACTCGCGACGGAAAATGCACCAGCCGCTATTGGTCCATACGTTCAGGGCGTTGATCTGGGCAGCATGATCATCACCTCTGGCCAGATCCCGGTGAACCCGAAGACCGGTGCTGTTCCGGAAGATGTAGCCGCACAGGCGCGTCAGTCGCTGGAAAACGTCCAGGCCATCGTGGAATCTGCGGGTCTGAAAGTCGGCGATATCGTGAAAACCACCGTATTCGTAAAAGATTTGAACGATTTCGCGACCGTTAACGCCACCTATGAAGCCTTCTTCACCGAGCACAACGCCACCTTCCCGGCCCGTTCTTGTGTGGAAGTGGCTCGCCTGCCTAAAGACGTGAAAATTGAAATCGAAGCGATTGCCGTTCGTCGCTAA
- the pyrI gene encoding aspartate carbamoyltransferase regulatory subunit: MTHDNKLQVEAIKRGTVIDHIPAQVGFKLLTLFKLTETDQRITIGLNLPSGEMGRKDLIKIENTFLTDEQVNQLSLYAPHATVNRIDEYEVVGKSRPSLPERIDSVLVCPNSNCISHAEPVSSSFAVKKRADDIALKCKYCEKEFSHYVVLAN; encoded by the coding sequence ATGACACACGATAACAAACTTCAGGTCGAGGCCATCAAACGTGGCACTGTGATTGACCACATCCCTGCGCAGGTAGGCTTCAAGCTGCTGACGCTGTTTAAACTGACGGAAACCGACCAGCGCATCACCATCGGTCTGAACCTGCCCTCCGGTGAAATGGGCCGCAAAGACCTGATCAAAATCGAAAATACGTTCCTGACTGACGAGCAGGTTAACCAGCTGTCACTGTACGCACCACATGCCACGGTTAACCGTATCGACGAGTACGAAGTGGTGGGCAAATCCCGTCCGAGCCTGCCTGAACGCATCGACAGCGTGCTGGTTTGCCCAAACAGTAATTGCATCAGTCATGCTGAGCCGGTTTCATCCAGTTTTGCAGTGAAAAAACGCGCAGATGACATTGCACTCAAATGCAAATACTGTGAAAAAGAGTTTTCTCATTATGTGGTGCTGGCCAACTAA
- the pyrB gene encoding aspartate carbamoyltransferase, whose amino-acid sequence MNPLYQKHIISINDLSRDELELVLETAAKLKANPQPELLKHKVIASCFFEASTRTRLSFETSMHRLGASVVGFSDSSNTSLGKKGETLADTISVISTYVDAIVMRHPQEGAARLATEFSGGIPVLNAGDGANQHPTQTLLDLFTIQETQGRLENLNIAMVGDLKYGRTVHSLAQALAKFNGNRFYFIAPVALAMPQYILDMLDEKEMTWSQHASIEEVMGEVDVLYMTRVQKERLDPSEYANVKAQFVLRASDLEGARSNMKVLHPLPRIDEIATDVDKTPHAWYFQQAGNGIFARQALLALVLNRELAL is encoded by the coding sequence ATGAATCCGCTTTATCAAAAACATATCATTTCCATAAACGACCTCAGCCGCGACGAGCTGGAACTGGTTCTGGAAACCGCGGCAAAACTGAAAGCGAACCCGCAACCGGAACTGCTGAAGCATAAGGTGATTGCGAGCTGTTTCTTCGAAGCCTCTACCCGCACGCGCCTGTCATTTGAAACCTCCATGCACCGCCTCGGGGCAAGCGTGGTGGGTTTCTCTGACAGCAGTAATACATCGCTGGGGAAAAAAGGTGAAACGCTGGCGGATACGATTTCGGTGATCAGCACCTATGTCGATGCAATTGTGATGCGCCACCCGCAGGAAGGCGCGGCACGTCTGGCAACCGAGTTTTCAGGCGGTATTCCGGTTCTGAACGCCGGAGATGGCGCGAACCAACACCCGACGCAAACCCTGCTGGATCTGTTTACCATTCAGGAAACCCAGGGACGCCTGGAAAACCTGAACATCGCCATGGTCGGCGACCTGAAATACGGTCGTACAGTTCACTCGCTGGCGCAGGCACTGGCGAAATTTAATGGCAACCGTTTCTACTTCATCGCACCGGTTGCACTCGCGATGCCACAGTACATCCTCGACATGCTTGATGAAAAAGAGATGACGTGGAGCCAGCACGCCAGCATCGAAGAGGTGATGGGCGAGGTGGATGTTCTGTACATGACGCGTGTACAAAAAGAGCGTCTGGACCCGTCGGAATACGCCAACGTGAAAGCGCAGTTTGTCCTGCGCGCCAGCGACCTCGAGGGCGCACGTAGCAATATGAAAGTGCTGCACCCGCTGCCACGCATCGACGAGATCGCCACCGACGTGGATAAGACGCCGCACGCCTGGTATTTCCAGCAGGCCGGAAACGGTATCTTCGCTCGCCAGGCGTTACTGGCACTGGTTCTGAATCGCGAATTAGCACTGTAA
- a CDS encoding pyrBI operon leader peptide, with the protein MVKRVRHTVLPRLKSDAGLPFFFPLITLFPGPLI; encoded by the coding sequence ATGGTCAAGCGTGTACGACATACTGTCTTACCGCGTCTGAAATCAGACGCTGGCCTGCCGTTTTTCTTCCCGTTGATAACCCTATTCCCAGGGCCCCTCATTTGA
- a CDS encoding arginine repressor produces the protein MTDYGDYSPKEQLQLAVCQRLITEKSYLSQEEIRRDLQDHGFDSISQSTVSRLLKLLGVIKIRNAKGLKIYSLNPQLRPAPDAARSISEMVVSVEHNSEFILIHTVAGYGRAVARILDYHQLPEILGVVAGSSIVWVAPRVVKRTALVHKQINYLLRTN, from the coding sequence ATGACGGACTATGGTGATTACTCTCCAAAAGAGCAGCTACAGCTGGCAGTGTGTCAGCGTCTGATTACTGAAAAGAGTTATCTCTCCCAGGAAGAAATACGCCGCGACTTGCAGGATCACGGTTTCGACAGCATTAGTCAGTCCACCGTCTCACGTCTGCTCAAGTTGCTCGGTGTCATAAAAATACGAAATGCCAAAGGCCTAAAGATTTATTCGCTGAATCCTCAACTCCGCCCCGCCCCCGATGCTGCGCGTTCCATATCCGAAATGGTGGTCAGTGTTGAACACAATAGCGAGTTTATCCTTATTCATACCGTTGCTGGATATGGCCGTGCAGTGGCGCGCATTCTGGATTATCACCAGTTACCGGAAATATTAGGAGTGGTTGCCGGAAGCAGTATTGTCTGGGTCGCCCCTCGTGTGGTGAAGCGCACTGCCCTGGTGCATAAACAAATTAATTATTTACTCAGAACGAATTAA